In Gracilimonas sp., a single window of DNA contains:
- a CDS encoding zinc ribbon domain-containing protein, whose translation MEFFIVWIISAVGGLLLDGVRGLAWGFFLGPIGLVVAAISKPKKVEELETKRAIQREAETKRCPYCDELIRAKAIVCKHCKKDLTEDPETLDK comes from the coding sequence ATGGAATTTTTCATAGTCTGGATAATATCTGCAGTTGGGGGACTTTTACTTGACGGGGTGCGTGGATTAGCCTGGGGTTTTTTCTTGGGCCCGATAGGATTGGTTGTTGCCGCCATTTCCAAGCCAAAGAAAGTTGAAGAATTGGAAACCAAAAGAGCAATTCAGAGAGAGGCCGAAACTAAACGATGTCCTTACTGCGATGAGTTGATCCGGGCAAAGGCCATAGTATGCAAGCACTGCAAAAAAGATTTAACAGAAGATCCCGAAACCCTGGACAAGTAA